In Puniceicoccus vermicola, a single window of DNA contains:
- a CDS encoding transposase produces the protein MKRITDMPPTKPAYSREFREGAVDLLISSARPLKHVAEELGVSPNTLRLWRNRAAGIGGEGRDRDRREPGEMPSGASDPDEASELKRLRRENEQLRRQRDILKK, from the coding sequence ATGAAAAGGATAACCGATATGCCACCAACCAAACCTGCCTATTCCCGTGAGTTCCGCGAGGGAGCTGTTGATCTTCTGATCAGTAGTGCTCGCCCTCTCAAGCACGTAGCTGAAGAACTGGGAGTTTCCCCGAACACGCTGAGATTATGGCGTAATCGTGCAGCTGGGATCGGAGGAGAAGGAAGGGATCGAGACCGGCGTGAGCCGGGGGAGATGCCTTCCGGAGCCTCCGATCCTGATGAAGCCTCGGAGCTAAAGCGTTTGCGCCGGGAGAACGAGCAACTGCGTCGTCAGCGCGACATCTTAAAAAAAG